The Zingiber officinale cultivar Zhangliang chromosome 2A, Zo_v1.1, whole genome shotgun sequence genomic sequence TGTTATTTAACGACCATTATTTATATTTCAGTCGTTATTTAACGACCGAAATATAAATATCGGTCGTTATAGTCCTGTTAGGGAAAAAAATTCCGTTGCTTATTTTAAGGATTTATAATTTCAGTTGCTAAAATTAGGGATTGATTAAATTTCGATAGCTAAATTAACTACTGAATGAATAATACAGTCACTAAAACACCTTGCGACCGAAAAAATGCCGACTTTTGTTTTTCGTCGTTGATCGATCGTTAAAGAGTATTAGCAACTCTTTAGCGACCAAATATTCGATCGCTAAAGCTGATTATTTTTATGGTGTATTCCCTCTTCCCCTCTTGCTAATTTCAGTCATCACCACAGTGATCCAATAGAATTTCTAAAGTATGTCCTTTGATCATTGATAAGACTGTATTTTCTTAGCCTACATAatggctccattgttgtcacaatatatTATAATTGGAATAATGCTTAAAAAGTATTCCAAGTTCAATCATCCAATTGTAAATCTACATGTTTTCCTCTTACTCTCAATTCTTCAAATCCTCCAAAGGGAGCACATCACCTTATATGAAGACTTGAGATTTATCTCTCAAGCTCCCTATGAACCCTATCAGTCCTTTGTGATCCTTGACCTGTTGTCTTAAACCTCTTGAAGCTCAATCTTTCTTCCACTGATCTTCGCATTTATGTATTCCTTCGTTAAGAAAATTGTGCCGTgagaaataaatattttgttcATTTATGGGTCGTAGAAATAATACCTTTTAGTGTTGCTACGGTATTTCTCAAAGAAGAACTTGTCTTATTCGCACATAGACTTTATTCTCCAGATACTTTGAGGGTGCTTTAACATGTGTAGTAGTCTTCATTCAGCGTGTACTTATTATACATATTAAGAGGCAATCGAGTTAACTTATTATGGAATGAACCATGTCCAATGATGTTCACTTCCTCCTTTAGAAATGCTATTAAATTGTGGCGTTTCTTAAAGACATTCAACTAAGAGGGAACCCTACTCGTTTTCAAATGATCTAAATAATCGATAGGCTCCTAACCTTATATATAAAGGCTAAAGCTATTCGTGGCTATACTAGCCTACATGCGATAGCGCTCTAAGTTTTCTCGTCTGAAGCAAGAGGGGCAAGTGATAATAACGTGCTCTATCGTGTAAGAAAGGAGCAAAGGGCCTAGTCACCCGAAGCTACTGGCGCTTTCAAAAGCTACGCTCTTGTCTTTGGCTACCAAGGAAGGGCACACACCCTTTTGAAGTAGGGGCTCTTAATATTTACTATCTTGCTTGGATCAATATGGCTTAATACTTCTACTGATATTTCTTTACTTTAAATCCCTTTGAATCTTTTAAGGGCTTCAAATTCATGTCTATCCATAAAAGTTTTAAAGTAATCGAAATCTTCACATGCTTGTGAGTAGGTCCACCCTTTTACTAAAGAGTGACTGTCATCCTGAATCACCAATTTTATATGattttcaattaaatatttttaaatatcttaCCCGATAGAAGaggattaatttataattaattaaagagataattattattaatttaacatattatatttttaaataataaaaataataatgtttTCTTACTTTATATTTTTGATGAAAATATCGTCCagagtaaaaaataataataaataaataaataaaaataaatctaaagcTCTTTCTTTACCCGTTGAAATCGGATCAAACGCAGACGCGACGAGGAAGCCTTCAAAGGAACAAGCGCATGCCCTGCGTCAACGGATCAATTTCGGGAAGAACCAGCGATAAAGAGGGAAAAAATTACTGTTTTGTAACCATTCAGAGGTAGGTCCATCTCAATTGGATTCTGTTTAAATCTCCTTTACCCCTTGCAAATCTGCTCTCTCCTCGCTCGTTATCGGCACTGCGTATCTACTCACATATCCCTTGGCACCTCGCTCGGAATCATGGAGAGAGTTATCTCAGCGCAGGGCCTCCTTTCCCTCCCTTCCGCACCGCAAGCTCGCACCTTCTACCAACCCCTCCGCCGGAGGTTTCCCTTCGCCGCCGCCGGTTTCGCCTCCCCGATCTTCAGCGCGCGGTCGCCGAGCCACGCTGTCCACGGCTTCGACTCTGGGGAGAAAATCCCATCGCCTCTGGTGCTGAGAGCTGTCTTCGACCCCCAAAGGCGGCTCCTTTCCTCTCCGCTTTATGGGAATCCGAGGAAAGGTCCGACCTTTAGCGCCGGGGCGGCGGTTCCGGCCGGAGGCGCTGGATTCGCGGAGGGCGAGGCGGAGAAGCCTAAGTTTCTGGGTGTCGAAATCACAACCCTGAAGAAGATAGTTCCTTTGGGGATTATGTTCTTTTGTATTCTTTTCAATTATACCATTCTCAGGGACACCAAGGATGTGCTCGTAGTGACGGCCAAGGGGAGCAGCGCCGAGATCATACCTTTCTTGAAGACCTGGGTGAACCTGCCGATGGCCATCGGGTTCATGCTCTTGTACACTAAGCTGTCGAACGTGCTATCGAAGGAGGCTCTCTTCTACACCGTGATCTTTCCCTTCATAGCCTTTTTTGGGGCGTTTGCCTTTTTGCTGTATCCTCTGCGGGATGTCATCCATCCCACGGCGCTTGCCGACAGGCTCCTGGCGGCGCTCGGTCCGAGTTTCCTTGGCCCCGTTGCAATTTTGAGGATTTGGAGCTTCTGCCTCTTCTATGTCATGGCAGAGCTGTGGGGAAGTGTTGTCATCTCCGTCCTCTTCTGGGGGTTTGCCAATCAGGTGATATGTGATTTCTTCGTGGAATTGTTTTGATTGTTtccttaattttattatttaacatTGAGCATGTTCCTTGGTATACATGTGTTACTTCGAATATGTGATCGATCAGTTCAATTCAGTCCATGTAAAAGCAGAAGGTTTCTTTTGTGACTCTGCGATTAACCATTTACCCGACAAGCATAGTTATGAGAAATGTCCCAATTTCTATCTGTGAGAGATTGAATACATCACTGTTATAGTATCATGTTAGCATTTGATTACCAACTTATTGCAAAAGTGTAAGTTGTTAAGCATCACTAATACTAGTTGTGTTTAATGATTTCCCTCAGTTTtccattttttaattaattctttatgGGTCAAATTAACATGCATCAATTGAGCGAGTTGATTGGTGTAATGTTCATCAAGAAGTACATTCAAAATGGCAGACTTTGCTTGTTTGTGGATAAAAGAACATGTCTAACTTTTTCATTTAAGATTCACTGGTTTATGTTTGCATGGTTTGTAATGTATTCTAAACTCCATAATCCTAATGTTGCTATTTTCTCCATGATTTATCAGCAgatataaaacttcctttttttttGCAGATTACTACTGTTGCGGAAGCCAAAGAATTCTACCCATTGTTTGGACTTGGGGCCAATATTGCCCTCATCTTCTCTGGAAGAACAGTAAAATACTTCTCTAATCTACGTAAGAATTTGGGACCGGGGGTTGATGGTTGGGCAATTTCACTCAAAGGAATGATGAGCATTGTTGTGCTTCTTGGATTTGTAATTTCTGGAATCTATTGGGGTGTGAACAAATTTGTAGTGAATGACCCATCTCTTCCAAGATCAAACCGCAAGAAGAAGGTTTGCTTCAGAGATAATATAGGACCATGTTTACTTTTGCATATTTTGTTCTGACATTGATTTTTAACATTGATTATGTGTTGTGTAGGAAAAGCCAAAGCTAGGCATGAATGAGAGTCTGAAGGTTTTGTTGTCCTCTCGATATGTGAGGGATCTAGCGACTTTAGTGGTTGCTTATGGTATCAGCATTAACCTAGTAGAAGTCACATGGAAATCAAAGCTCAAAGCGCAGGTAACCTTTTTCTGTAAGAGTCATGtcaaatttcttaaaatttatcTCTGGGTACCTTTTTTGTCAGTTTCCGAGTCCAAATGAGTATTCATCTTTCATGGGTGATTTCTCCACCGCGACTGGTATTGCAACATTTACAATGATGTTGGTAGGGAGGTGGATTCTCCGAAAGTTTGGTTGGGGGGTGGCAGCCATGATTACTCCCACAGTTCTGCTTCTAACAGGAGTAGGGTTCTTCTCACTGATCTTGTTTAGCGGGCCTTTGACTCCTCTATTGGGAAGTATCGGTATTACTCCTCTGCTTGCTGCTGTTTATGTGGGTGCATTACAGAATATTTTCAGTAAGAGTGCAAAATACAGCTTGTTTGATCCTTGCAAAGAAATGGCTTACATTCCTTTGGATGAAGAGATGAAGGTCAGTGTTCTCTCCTTCATTTTCCCTCTATGAACACTACATCAAATTTAGAAATAGGTCCAATCattgtgattttttatttaaaagagcTATCGTAACCTTGCTGTATCGGTTTAGAATGGTGTGTTACCAAAATTCTCTGTTTATGAAAGATTTTACTTTAATCGGTTAGTTTCTTGTTCTGGTTAGCAAAGTTGTTAGTATTGGAGTAAACAGTCAGTTCAAAAAAACTCATGATGACATACTTTTTAGGCTAAGCCTTATAGCTGACAAAGAAGTCTGTTCTAGTACCTGTTCATTCTTCTTTTCAGTGCCGACGTATTGTATCTAGCCATAGTTTTAGTTTTCATGCCATAAACTGACAAAGTAAGGTTTTGCATAAACGGTTGATTCTTCTCTACTATTTAGTTTGTTCAAAAACTTTTAGCATCTCATCTGTACCATACTAATCGACTATTCAATGTTAGAATTGCATCAGCCACATATTCAAGACGAAATAACACTAATGATCCTTGCTCGATAATCCATTGAATAATATTCTTGGGGTTTCAGGAAAGAGTATATTGTACGCAACCTTGTATTGTAAAAGATTGTTTCCACGACTTGAACCCATGACTATCAGGTCACATGACAATAACTTTAGCATCTATATTGAAAAATAGATTAGTTTGTTACTACTATATCATCAGTACCTTTCAATATCACAAAATAGCTGTTATTATCGAGTTTttcatatttcttctttcttgATCAAATGCTTCCATGTTCAATTTACTAATGTAGTTATTTCTcgtttcctttttttttcaaataaaccaCAGGTTAAAGGGAAGGCAGCTATTGATGTTGTCTGCAACCCCTTAGGGAAGTCGGGAGGCGCCCTGATCCAGCAATTTATGATTTTGACATTTGGCTCGCTAGCTAACTCGACTCCGTACCTGGGAGGAATTCTTCTGGCCATCGTTCTTGCATGGATAGGTGCTGCCAGATCCCTGGACTCCCAGTTCTCACCCTTGGCTAAGGAGCTGCTTGAGAAGGAGAAACTGCTGAAAGAAAAGTCTAATGCTTCTCCAATCGAAGCAACAAAAGAAGAAACTGAAGAGTTGCTCGCAGTTGAATCTGCATCGGGCGAGAAGTTATCAAACAGGTCACCTTTGAATCGAAAATCAGCCCTGGAATCTGAGGCTACCTCGGAAACCTTCGGCAAACATGGTCAGTGAAATTACCTGACCTAGTAAATATTACAAGGATGCTCTAGTGAACTAGATTACAGTCTTGCATCATATAGGAATAACATGAAGAAGGCACTTGAGAAAACTACTTCTCCTCGCCTGTTTTGGTAAGACCCGGGACCTATTTCAACATTTTATCGCACCTGAGTGTGAATGTTTGTTCGCAAATATTAGCTCTTTGAGAACTATGTCAGTTACTCTACTGATTCATGTTTTACAATATATCCAAATATTACTCGCCTTCATTCCTTAGCTCTTCGAGTCTGAGTGTCTAACTTGGCAGCAAAGATTTAAGTC encodes the following:
- the LOC122042962 gene encoding ADP,ATP carrier protein 2, chloroplastic-like; this translates as MERVISAQGLLSLPSAPQARTFYQPLRRRFPFAAAGFASPIFSARSPSHAVHGFDSGEKIPSPLVLRAVFDPQRRLLSSPLYGNPRKGPTFSAGAAVPAGGAGFAEGEAEKPKFLGVEITTLKKIVPLGIMFFCILFNYTILRDTKDVLVVTAKGSSAEIIPFLKTWVNLPMAIGFMLLYTKLSNVLSKEALFYTVIFPFIAFFGAFAFLLYPLRDVIHPTALADRLLAALGPSFLGPVAILRIWSFCLFYVMAELWGSVVISVLFWGFANQITTVAEAKEFYPLFGLGANIALIFSGRTVKYFSNLRKNLGPGVDGWAISLKGMMSIVVLLGFVISGIYWGVNKFVVNDPSLPRSNRKKKEKPKLGMNESLKVLLSSRYVRDLATLVVAYGISINLVEVTWKSKLKAQFPSPNEYSSFMGDFSTATGIATFTMMLVGRWILRKFGWGVAAMITPTVLLLTGVGFFSLILFSGPLTPLLGSIGITPLLAAVYVGALQNIFSKSAKYSLFDPCKEMAYIPLDEEMKVKGKAAIDVVCNPLGKSGGALIQQFMILTFGSLANSTPYLGGILLAIVLAWIGAARSLDSQFSPLAKELLEKEKLLKEKSNASPIEATKEETEELLAVESASGEKLSNRSPLNRKSALESEATSETFGKHGQ